A region of Streptomyces halobius DNA encodes the following proteins:
- the rpsD gene encoding 30S ribosomal protein S4, with protein sequence MARYTGADCKRCRREKQKLFLKGSKCESAKCPIEIRPYPPGEHGRGRTKDSEYLLQLREKQKCSRIYGVLEKQFVNYYKEANQKTGKTGENLLRILETRLDNVIYRAGFAKSRDHARQLVRHGHITVNGKKNNIPSARVAVNDIIEVREGSRNLTPFQVAQAEAGEKTAPAWLEAIPSNLRILVHSLPERQVIDTQVQEQLIVELYSK encoded by the coding sequence CGGGAAAAGCAGAAGCTGTTCCTCAAGGGCAGCAAGTGTGAGAGCGCAAAGTGCCCGATCGAGATTCGTCCTTACCCCCCGGGTGAGCACGGACGCGGGCGCACCAAGGACAGCGAGTACCTGCTCCAGCTTCGTGAGAAGCAGAAGTGCAGCCGTATCTACGGTGTCCTTGAGAAGCAGTTCGTGAACTACTACAAGGAAGCGAACCAGAAGACCGGCAAGACCGGTGAGAACCTTCTGCGCATCCTTGAGACCCGTCTCGACAACGTGATCTACCGGGCCGGCTTCGCCAAGTCCCGCGATCACGCCCGTCAGCTGGTCCGTCACGGACACATCACCGTCAACGGGAAGAAGAACAACATCCCGTCGGCGCGGGTGGCCGTGAACGACATCATCGAGGTCCGCGAGGGCTCTCGGAACCTGACACCCTTCCAGGTGGCTCAGGCCGAGGCCGGCGAGAAGACCGCTCCGGCCTGGCTGGAAGCGATCCCGTCGAACCTCCGGATCCTCGTGCACAGCCTGCCCGAGCGCCAGGTGATCGACACCCAGGTGCAGGAGCAACTGATCGTCGAGCTGTACTCGAAGTAA
- a CDS encoding DNA-directed RNA polymerase subunit alpha, which produces MLIAQRPSLTEEVVDEYRSRFVIEPLEPGFGYTLGNSLRRTLLSSIPGAAVTSIRIDGVLHEFTTVPGVKEDVTDLILNIKQLVVSSEHDEPVVMYLRKQGPGLVTAADIAPPAGVEVHNPDLVLATLNGKGKLEMELTVERGRGYVSAVQNKQVGQEIGRIPVDSIYSPVLKVTYKVEATRVEQRTDFDKLIVDVETKQAMRPRDAMASAGKTLVELFGLARELNIDAEGIDMGPSPTDAALAADLALPIEELELTVRSYNCLKREGIHSVGELVARSEADLLDIRNFGAKSIDEVKAKLAGMGLALKDSPPGFDPTAAADAFGADDDADAGFVETEQY; this is translated from the coding sequence ATGCTGATCGCTCAGCGTCCCTCTCTGACCGAAGAGGTCGTCGACGAATACCGCTCCCGGTTCGTGATCGAGCCGCTGGAGCCGGGCTTCGGCTACACCCTCGGCAACTCTCTGCGTCGGACCCTCCTGTCGTCGATCCCCGGTGCGGCTGTCACCAGCATTCGCATCGACGGCGTTCTGCACGAGTTCACCACCGTGCCGGGCGTCAAGGAGGACGTCACCGACCTCATCCTCAACATCAAGCAGCTGGTCGTGAGCAGCGAGCACGACGAGCCCGTGGTGATGTACCTGCGCAAGCAGGGTCCGGGCCTGGTGACCGCCGCCGACATCGCGCCGCCGGCCGGTGTCGAGGTGCACAACCCGGACCTGGTCCTCGCCACGCTGAACGGCAAGGGCAAGCTGGAGATGGAGCTGACCGTCGAGCGCGGTCGCGGCTATGTCTCCGCCGTCCAGAACAAGCAGGTGGGCCAGGAGATCGGCCGGATCCCGGTCGACTCCATCTACTCCCCGGTGCTCAAGGTCACGTACAAGGTCGAGGCGACCCGTGTCGAGCAGCGCACCGACTTCGACAAGCTGATCGTCGACGTCGAGACCAAGCAGGCCATGCGTCCGCGTGACGCCATGGCGTCGGCCGGTAAGACCCTGGTCGAGCTGTTCGGTCTGGCGCGTGAGCTCAACATCGACGCCGAGGGCATCGACATGGGCCCGTCCCCGACGGACGCCGCCCTGGCCGCCGACCTGGCGCTGCCGATCGAGGAGCTGGAGCTCACCGTTCGGTCGTACAACTGCCTCAAGCGCGAGGGCATCCACTCGGTGGGCGAGCTGGTGGCCCGCTCCGAGGCGGACCTGCTCGACATCCGTAACTTCGGTGCGAAGTCGATCGACGAGGTGAAGGCGAAGCTGGCCGGGATGGGGCTCGCTCTGAAGGACTCGCCTCCTGGATTCGACCCGACCGCCGCCGCCGACGCCTTCGGCGCCGACGACGACGCGGACGCCGGGTTCGTCGAGACCGAGCAGTACTGA
- the rplQ gene encoding 50S ribosomal protein L17, producing MPKPSKGARLGGSPAHERAMLRNLATSLFEHGRITTTEAKARRLRPYAERLVTKAKKGDLHNRRQVMQLVSDKSVVHTLFTEIAPRFAERPGGYTRITKIGNRRGDNAPMAVIELVEGEIAKKATVAEAEAATKRAVKEADEAAGAEAAADEAEKDA from the coding sequence ATGCCGAAGCCCTCCAAGGGCGCCCGTCTGGGCGGCAGCCCCGCGCACGAGCGCGCCATGCTGCGCAACCTGGCGACCAGCCTCTTCGAGCACGGCCGCATCACGACGACCGAGGCCAAGGCCCGCCGTCTGCGTCCGTACGCGGAGCGTCTGGTGACCAAGGCGAAGAAGGGTGACCTTCACAACCGCCGTCAGGTCATGCAGCTGGTCTCGGACAAGAGCGTCGTGCACACGCTCTTCACGGAGATCGCGCCGCGGTTCGCGGAGCGTCCGGGTGGCTACACCCGTATCACCAAGATCGGCAACCGCCGTGGTGACAACGCTCCGATGGCCGTCATCGAGCTGGTCGAGGGCGAGATCGCCAAGAAGGCGACCGTCGCCGAGGCCGAGGCCGCGACCAAGCGTGCGGTGAAGGAGGCCGATGAGGCCGCCGGTGCCGAGGCCGCGGCTGACGAGGCCGAGAAGGACGCCTGA
- the truA gene encoding tRNA pseudouridine(38-40) synthase TruA, whose translation MSDEVEPGYVRVRLNLSYDGKDFSGWAKQSERRTVQGELEDALRTVTRSGETYELTVAGRTDAGVHARGQVAHVDLPREVWGEHRGKLLKRLAGRLPKDVRVWALLEAPSGFNARFSAVWRRYAYRVTDNPGGVDPLLRGHVLWHDWPLDVDAMNAAARPLLGEHDFAAYCKRREGATTIRTLQELSLARGADGIITATVRADAFCHNMVRSLIGALLFVGDGHRPPEWPGKVLAAGVRDSAVHVVRPHGLTLEEVGYPADELLGARNKEARNKRTLPGGGCC comes from the coding sequence GTGAGTGACGAGGTGGAGCCCGGGTACGTCCGGGTGCGGCTGAATCTTTCCTATGACGGGAAGGACTTCTCGGGCTGGGCGAAGCAGTCCGAACGACGCACCGTCCAGGGTGAGTTGGAAGACGCGCTGCGGACGGTGACCCGGTCGGGCGAGACGTATGAGCTCACCGTCGCGGGGCGGACGGACGCCGGGGTGCATGCCCGGGGGCAGGTCGCCCATGTGGATCTGCCTCGGGAGGTCTGGGGTGAGCACCGCGGGAAGCTGCTCAAGCGGCTTGCCGGGCGGCTGCCCAAGGACGTGCGGGTGTGGGCCCTCCTGGAGGCGCCGAGCGGCTTCAACGCCCGTTTCTCCGCGGTCTGGCGGCGCTACGCGTACCGGGTCACCGACAACCCGGGCGGTGTCGATCCGTTGCTGCGCGGCCATGTGCTGTGGCACGACTGGCCGCTCGACGTCGACGCCATGAACGCGGCGGCCCGGCCGCTGCTCGGGGAGCACGACTTCGCGGCGTACTGCAAGCGGCGGGAGGGCGCGACCACCATCCGTACGCTCCAGGAGCTGAGCCTGGCCCGGGGGGCGGACGGGATCATCACGGCGACCGTGCGGGCGGACGCGTTCTGCCACAACATGGTGCGGTCGCTGATCGGCGCCCTGCTGTTCGTCGGCGACGGGCACCGGCCGCCGGAGTGGCCCGGCAAGGTGCTGGCGGCCGGTGTGCGGGACTCGGCGGTGCATGTGGTGCGGCCGCACGGGCTGACGCTGGAGGAGGTCGGCTACCCGGCGGACGAGCTGTTGGGGGCGCGGAACAAGGAAGCGCGGAACAAGCGGACTCTGCCGGGTGGCGGCTGCTGCTGA
- a CDS encoding ABC-F family ATP-binding cassette domain-containing protein, with product MGHLEAGHLEYHLPDGRVLLGDVSFRVGEGASAALVGANGAGKTTLLRLLAGELQPHGGAVTVSGGLGVMPQFVGSVRDERTVRDLLVSVAQPRIREAAAAVDDAEEAIMTVDDEGAQMAYAQALSDWAEARGYEAETVWDMCTVAALGVPYEKAQWRKVRTLSGGEQKRLVLESLLRGTDEVLLLDEPDNYLDVPGKRWLEEQLRETKKTVLFVSHDRELLARAAEKIVSVEPGPAGSDVWVHGGGFGTYHEARKERFARFEELRRRWDEKHAQLKKLVVSLRQAASVSHEMASRYAAAQTRLRKFEEAGPPPEPPREQDITMRLHGGRTGVRAITCENLELTGLMQPFSLEIFYGERVAVLGSNGSGKSHFLRLLAGEEVSHTGGWKLGARVVPGHFAQTHAHPELMGRTLLDILWTEHARNKGQAMSALRRYELEKQAEQRFERLSGGQQARFQVLLLELSGSTSLLLDEPTDNLDLESAEALQEGLEAYEGTVVAVTHDRWFARSFDRFLVFGSDGRVRETAEPVWDERRVERAR from the coding sequence ATGGGACATCTTGAGGCCGGACACCTGGAGTACCACCTGCCGGACGGGAGGGTCCTGCTGGGGGATGTGTCCTTCCGGGTGGGGGAGGGCGCCTCGGCCGCGCTGGTGGGGGCCAACGGCGCGGGGAAGACGACCTTGCTGCGGCTGCTCGCGGGGGAGCTCCAGCCGCACGGCGGGGCGGTGACGGTCAGCGGGGGGCTGGGGGTGATGCCACAGTTCGTCGGATCGGTACGGGATGAGCGGACGGTGCGTGACCTGCTGGTCTCCGTCGCCCAGCCGCGGATCCGGGAGGCGGCCGCGGCGGTGGACGACGCCGAAGAGGCGATCATGACCGTGGACGACGAGGGCGCGCAGATGGCGTACGCGCAGGCGCTCAGCGACTGGGCCGAGGCGCGCGGGTACGAGGCCGAGACGGTCTGGGACATGTGCACCGTGGCGGCGCTGGGAGTGCCGTACGAGAAGGCTCAGTGGCGCAAGGTGCGCACGCTCTCCGGCGGCGAGCAGAAGCGTCTGGTGCTGGAGTCGCTGCTGCGCGGCACGGACGAGGTGCTGTTGCTGGACGAGCCGGACAACTATCTCGACGTCCCCGGCAAGCGCTGGCTGGAGGAGCAGCTGCGGGAGACGAAGAAGACGGTGCTGTTCGTCTCGCACGACCGGGAGCTGCTGGCGCGCGCCGCCGAGAAGATCGTCAGCGTCGAGCCGGGCCCGGCGGGCTCCGACGTCTGGGTGCACGGCGGGGGCTTCGGCACGTACCACGAGGCGCGCAAGGAGCGCTTCGCGCGCTTCGAGGAGCTGCGGCGGCGCTGGGACGAGAAGCACGCCCAGCTCAAGAAGCTGGTGGTGTCGCTGCGGCAGGCGGCGTCGGTCAGCCATGAGATGGCCTCGCGCTATGCGGCGGCGCAGACCCGGCTGCGGAAGTTCGAGGAGGCCGGGCCGCCGCCGGAGCCGCCGCGTGAGCAGGACATCACCATGCGGCTGCACGGCGGTCGTACCGGGGTCCGGGCGATCACCTGCGAGAACCTTGAGCTCACCGGCCTGATGCAGCCCTTCTCCCTGGAGATCTTCTACGGTGAGCGGGTCGCGGTCCTGGGCTCCAACGGCTCCGGCAAGTCCCATTTCCTGCGGCTGCTGGCGGGCGAGGAGGTCTCGCATACCGGCGGCTGGAAGCTGGGCGCCCGCGTCGTCCCCGGCCACTTCGCCCAGACACACGCGCATCCGGAGCTGATGGGCCGCACCCTGCTGGACATCCTGTGGACCGAGCACGCCAGGAACAAGGGCCAGGCGATGTCCGCGCTGCGCCGGTACGAGCTGGAGAAACAGGCCGAGCAGCGTTTCGAGCGGCTCTCCGGCGGCCAGCAGGCGCGCTTCCAGGTCCTGCTGCTGGAGCTGTCGGGTTCCACTTCCCTGCTGCTGGACGAGCCGACCGACAACCTCGACCTGGAGTCGGCGGAGGCGCTGCAGGAGGGGCTGGAGGCGTACGAGGGGACGGTGGTGGCGGTGACGCACGACCGGTGGTTCGCCAGGTCGTTCGACCGGTTCCTGGTGTTCGGGTCCGACGGGCGGGTGCGGGAGACCGCGGAGCCGGTGTGGGACGAGCGCCGCGTGGAGCGGGCGCGCTAG
- the rplM gene encoding 50S ribosomal protein L13: MRTFSPKPGDVQRQWHIIDAQDVVLGRLASQAASLLRGKHKPVYAPHVDTGDFVIIVNADKVHLSGNKRSQKMAYRHSGFPGGLRSVRYDELLAKNPEKAVEKAVKGMLPKNTLGRQMLSKLKVYAGAEHPHAAQQPVPFEITQVAQ, from the coding sequence GTGCGTACGTTCAGCCCCAAGCCCGGCGACGTCCAGCGCCAGTGGCACATCATTGACGCGCAGGACGTTGTCCTGGGCCGTCTGGCCAGCCAGGCCGCGTCCCTCCTGCGGGGCAAGCACAAGCCGGTGTACGCGCCGCACGTTGACACGGGTGACTTCGTCATCATCGTCAACGCCGACAAGGTGCACCTCTCCGGCAACAAGCGCAGCCAGAAGATGGCCTACCGCCACTCCGGCTTCCCGGGCGGTCTCCGTTCCGTCCGTTACGACGAGCTGCTCGCCAAGAACCCCGAGAAGGCCGTCGAGAAGGCCGTCAAGGGCATGCTCCCCAAGAACACTCTGGGCCGTCAGATGCTCTCGAAGCTGAAGGTCTACGCGGGCGCCGAGCACCCGCACGCTGCGCAGCAGCCGGTCCCGTTCGAGATCACCCAGGTCGCGCAGTAA
- the rpsI gene encoding 30S ribosomal protein S9: MAETTPETPLEEVEVEQYTTETEVPLEGEYTSESLASRFGEPQPAAGLGRRKNAIARVRIVPGSGKWKINGRTLEEYFPNKVHQQEVNEPFKVLELDNRYDVIARIAGGGISGQAGALRLGVARALNEADVENNRGALKKAGFLKRDDRAVERKKSGLKKARKAPQYSKR, from the coding sequence GTGGCTGAGACCACCCCCGAGACCCCGCTCGAAGAGGTTGAGGTCGAGCAGTACACCACCGAGACCGAGGTTCCGCTGGAGGGCGAGTACACCTCCGAGTCCCTCGCGTCCCGCTTCGGTGAGCCGCAGCCGGCCGCCGGCCTGGGCCGTCGCAAGAACGCCATCGCCCGCGTCCGGATCGTTCCGGGCTCCGGCAAGTGGAAGATCAACGGTCGCACCCTTGAGGAGTACTTCCCCAACAAGGTGCACCAGCAGGAAGTCAACGAGCCCTTCAAGGTGCTGGAGCTCGACAACCGCTACGACGTCATCGCCCGTATCGCCGGCGGCGGCATCTCCGGCCAGGCCGGTGCGCTGCGACTGGGCGTGGCCCGTGCGCTGAACGAGGCGGACGTGGAGAACAACCGCGGCGCCCTGAAGAAGGCCGGGTTCCTCAAGCGTGACGACCGTGCGGTCGAGCGCAAGAAGTCCGGACTCAAGAAGGCCCGCAAGGCGCCGCAGTACAGCAAGCGCTGA
- the glmM gene encoding phosphoglucosamine mutase: protein MGRLFGTDGVRGVANADLTAELALGLSVAAAHVLMDTPGRSPVLPGWRSGDGRGGTFEGHRPVAVVGRDPRASGEFLEAAVVAGLASAGVDVLRVGVLPTPAVAYLTGALGADLGVMLSASHNPMPDNGIKFFARGGHKLPDELEDRIERTYHAHSSGEPWERPTGAGVGRVTVYDEGFDNYVAHLVGVLPNRLDGLKIVIDGAHGAAARVSPEAFARAGAEIITIGTEPDGLNINDGCGSTHLRQLREAVVEHGADLGVAHDGDADRCLAVDHDGNEIDGDQILAVLALGMREAGALRKNTVVATVMSNLGFKLAMEREGIELAQTAVGDRYVLEEMKAHGFALGGEQSGHVIALDHATTGDGTLTGLMLAARVAATGRSLADLAGVMERLPQILINVRDVDKSRVASSPRLTAAVTEAEQELGATGRVLLRPSGTEPLVRVMVEAADAEQARAVAERLADAVKSALG from the coding sequence GTGGGACGACTCTTCGGCACGGACGGTGTGCGCGGTGTCGCCAATGCCGATCTGACGGCGGAGCTCGCGCTCGGTCTGTCGGTCGCGGCGGCGCATGTGCTGATGGACACGCCGGGACGAAGCCCCGTTCTGCCGGGCTGGCGGTCGGGTGACGGGCGGGGCGGCACTTTCGAGGGGCACCGGCCGGTTGCCGTGGTCGGACGAGATCCGCGTGCGTCGGGGGAGTTCCTGGAGGCGGCGGTCGTCGCGGGGCTGGCCAGCGCCGGTGTGGACGTCCTGCGGGTGGGCGTGCTGCCGACGCCCGCGGTCGCGTACCTGACCGGTGCTCTCGGCGCCGACCTCGGGGTGATGCTCTCCGCCAGCCACAACCCGATGCCCGACAACGGCATCAAGTTCTTCGCCCGCGGCGGCCACAAGCTCCCCGACGAGCTGGAGGACCGCATCGAGCGGACCTATCACGCCCACAGCTCCGGTGAGCCGTGGGAGCGGCCGACCGGTGCCGGCGTGGGCCGGGTGACCGTCTACGACGAGGGCTTCGACAACTACGTCGCGCATCTGGTCGGTGTGCTGCCCAACCGCCTCGACGGGCTGAAGATCGTCATCGACGGTGCGCACGGCGCGGCGGCGCGGGTCTCGCCCGAGGCGTTCGCACGGGCCGGCGCCGAGATCATCACCATCGGCACCGAACCCGACGGCCTCAACATCAACGACGGCTGCGGCTCCACGCATCTGCGACAGCTGCGCGAGGCCGTCGTCGAGCACGGCGCCGACCTGGGCGTGGCGCACGACGGTGACGCGGACCGCTGTCTGGCCGTGGACCACGACGGCAACGAGATCGACGGCGACCAGATCCTGGCCGTCCTCGCCCTCGGCATGCGCGAGGCCGGTGCGCTGCGCAAGAACACCGTCGTCGCCACCGTCATGTCCAACCTGGGCTTCAAACTGGCCATGGAGCGCGAAGGCATCGAGCTGGCGCAGACCGCGGTCGGCGACCGCTACGTCCTGGAGGAGATGAAGGCCCACGGCTTCGCGCTGGGCGGCGAGCAGTCCGGGCACGTCATCGCGCTGGACCACGCCACGACCGGCGACGGCACGCTGACCGGCCTGATGCTGGCGGCCCGGGTCGCCGCGACCGGCCGGTCGCTGGCGGATCTGGCGGGCGTCATGGAGCGGCTGCCGCAGATCCTGATCAACGTCCGCGACGTCGACAAGTCTCGGGTCGCCAGCTCGCCCAGGCTGACCGCCGCGGTCACCGAGGCGGAGCAGGAGCTGGGCGCCACCGGCCGGGTGCTGCTGCGGCCGTCCGGCACCGAGCCGCTGGTACGGGTGATGGTGGAGGCCGCGGACGCCGAGCAGGCACGGGCGGTCGCCGAGCGGCTGGCCGATGCGGTGAAGTCGGCGCTCGGGTAG
- the coaA gene encoding type I pantothenate kinase gives MPLTTEPQQRRRADSSPYVDLTRQQWSALREKTPLPLTAEEVERLRGLGDVIDLDEVRDVYLPLSRLLNLYVGATSNLRGALNTFLGDAGGGQGSQPGTPFVIGVAGSVAVGKSTTARLLQALLARWPEHPRVELVTTDGFLFPNAELHRRGLMSRKGFPESYDRRALTRFVADVKSGKAEVTAPVYSHLIYDIVPGERLTVHRPDILIVEGLNVLQPALPGKDGRTRLGLADFFDFSVYVDARAEDIEQWYLGRFRKLRATAFQNPFSYFRKYTQVSEEDALDYARMMWRTVNKPNLQQNVAPTRGRANLVLRKGPNHKVQRLSLRKL, from the coding sequence GTGCCCCTGACGACAGAGCCGCAGCAGCGACGCCGCGCCGACAGCTCCCCGTACGTCGACCTGACACGGCAGCAGTGGAGCGCGCTGCGCGAGAAGACCCCGCTGCCGCTGACCGCCGAAGAGGTGGAACGGCTGCGCGGCCTGGGCGATGTCATCGACCTCGACGAGGTACGGGACGTCTATCTCCCGCTGTCCCGGCTGCTCAACCTCTACGTAGGCGCCACCAGCAATCTGCGCGGGGCGCTGAACACCTTCCTGGGCGACGCGGGCGGCGGCCAGGGCTCCCAGCCCGGCACCCCCTTCGTGATAGGCGTCGCCGGCAGCGTGGCCGTCGGCAAGTCCACCACCGCCCGGCTGCTGCAGGCGCTGCTGGCGCGCTGGCCGGAGCATCCGCGCGTCGAGCTGGTCACCACCGACGGGTTCCTCTTCCCCAACGCCGAGCTGCACCGGCGCGGCCTGATGTCCCGCAAGGGCTTCCCCGAGTCCTACGACCGCCGGGCGCTGACCCGCTTCGTCGCGGATGTGAAGTCCGGCAAGGCCGAGGTCACCGCCCCGGTCTACTCCCACCTCATCTACGACATCGTGCCCGGCGAGCGGCTGACCGTGCACCGCCCGGACATCCTCATCGTCGAGGGCCTGAACGTGCTGCAGCCCGCGCTGCCCGGCAAGGACGGCCGTACCCGCCTCGGTCTCGCGGACTTCTTCGACTTCTCCGTCTACGTCGACGCACGCGCCGAGGACATCGAGCAGTGGTATCTGGGCCGGTTCCGCAAGCTGCGCGCGACGGCCTTCCAGAACCCGTTCTCGTACTTCCGCAAGTACACCCAGGTCTCCGAGGAGGATGCGCTGGACTACGCCCGGATGATGTGGCGCACCGTCAACAAGCCCAATCTCCAGCAGAATGTCGCCCCGACCCGCGGCCGGGCGAACCTGGTGCTGCGCAAGGGCCCGAACCACAAGGTCCAGCGGCTGTCACTGCGCAAGCTCTGA
- the glmS gene encoding glutamine--fructose-6-phosphate transaminase (isomerizing), with protein sequence MCGIVGYVGGRSALDVVLAGLKRLEYRGYDSAGVAVLADGGLAAAKKAGKLANLEKELADRPLPTGSTGIGHTRWATHGAPNDANAHPHLDNAGRVSVVHNGIIENFAALRTELADRGHTLASETDTEVVAHLLAESYSSCGELPEAMRQVCRRLEGAFTLVAVHSDAPDVVVGARRNSPLVVGIGEDEAFLASDVAAFIAHTREAVELGQDQVVELRRDGATVTDFDGAPAQVRTYHVDWDASAAEKGGYDYFMLKEIAEQPKAVADTLLGRIDASGVLSLDEVRIPPEVLREVDKVVIVACGTAYHAGLIAKYAIEHWTRIPCETELASEFRYRDPIMDRRTLVIAVSQSGETMDTLMALRHAREQGAKVLAICNTNGSTIPRESDAVLYTHAGPEVAVASTKAFLTQLVACYLVALYLGQVRGTKWGDEIRAVVKELAAIGTQVEQVLSTMEPVRELARGLADQNTVLFLGRHVGYPVALEGALKLKELAYMHAEGFAAGELKHGPIALIEDGLPVVVVVPSPRGRSVLHDKIVSNIQEIRARGARTIVIAEEGDEAVVPYADHLVRIPRTPVLLQPLVSTVPLQVFACELATARGNEVDQPRNLAKSVTVE encoded by the coding sequence ATGTGCGGAATCGTGGGATATGTGGGCGGGCGGTCGGCCCTTGACGTCGTTCTGGCCGGGCTGAAGCGGCTGGAGTACCGCGGCTATGACTCGGCGGGGGTCGCCGTCTTGGCCGACGGTGGGCTGGCCGCCGCCAAGAAGGCGGGCAAACTCGCCAACCTGGAGAAGGAGCTGGCGGACCGTCCGCTGCCGACCGGCTCGACCGGGATCGGGCACACCCGGTGGGCCACCCATGGCGCGCCCAACGATGCCAACGCCCACCCGCACCTGGACAACGCCGGCCGGGTGTCCGTCGTCCACAACGGGATCATCGAGAACTTCGCCGCGCTGCGGACCGAACTCGCCGACCGCGGCCATACGTTGGCGTCCGAGACGGACACCGAGGTGGTCGCGCACCTGCTGGCCGAGTCGTACTCGTCGTGCGGTGAACTGCCGGAGGCGATGCGCCAGGTCTGCCGCCGGCTGGAGGGCGCGTTCACGCTGGTCGCGGTGCACTCCGACGCGCCGGACGTGGTCGTCGGCGCCCGCCGCAACTCGCCGCTGGTGGTGGGCATCGGCGAGGACGAGGCGTTCCTGGCCTCGGATGTGGCGGCGTTCATCGCGCACACCCGGGAGGCCGTCGAGCTGGGCCAGGACCAGGTCGTGGAGCTGCGCCGGGACGGGGCGACGGTCACCGACTTCGACGGCGCGCCCGCGCAGGTGCGGACGTACCACGTCGACTGGGACGCGTCGGCGGCCGAGAAGGGCGGCTACGACTACTTCATGCTCAAGGAGATCGCCGAGCAGCCGAAGGCCGTCGCGGATACGCTGCTGGGGCGGATCGACGCTTCCGGGGTGCTCTCCCTCGACGAGGTGCGGATCCCGCCCGAGGTGCTGCGGGAGGTCGACAAGGTCGTCATCGTGGCGTGCGGGACGGCCTACCACGCGGGCCTGATCGCCAAGTACGCGATCGAGCACTGGACGCGGATCCCCTGCGAGACCGAGCTGGCCAGCGAGTTCCGCTACCGCGACCCGATCATGGACCGGCGGACGCTGGTGATCGCCGTCAGCCAGTCCGGGGAGACCATGGACACCCTTATGGCGCTGCGGCACGCCCGTGAACAGGGCGCGAAGGTGCTCGCCATCTGCAACACGAACGGGTCGACCATTCCGCGGGAGTCGGACGCCGTGCTCTACACGCACGCCGGGCCCGAGGTCGCGGTGGCGTCGACCAAGGCGTTCCTCACCCAGCTGGTCGCCTGCTATCTGGTCGCGCTCTACCTCGGGCAGGTGCGGGGCACCAAGTGGGGCGACGAGATCCGCGCCGTGGTGAAGGAACTGGCGGCGATCGGAACCCAGGTCGAGCAGGTGCTGAGCACCATGGAGCCGGTACGGGAGCTGGCGCGCGGCCTCGCCGACCAGAACACCGTGCTGTTCCTGGGGCGGCATGTCGGCTACCCGGTGGCGCTCGAAGGCGCGCTGAAACTGAAGGAACTCGCGTATATGCACGCGGAGGGCTTCGCGGCCGGTGAGCTCAAGCACGGGCCGATCGCGCTGATCGAGGACGGGCTGCCGGTGGTGGTGGTCGTCCCGTCGCCGCGCGGGCGGTCCGTACTCCACGACAAGATCGTGTCGAACATCCAGGAGATCCGGGCCCGGGGCGCGCGCACGATCGTGATCGCGGAGGAGGGCGATGAGGCGGTGGTGCCCTACGCCGACCACCTCGTACGGATCCCGCGGACGCCGGTGCTGCTGCAGCCGCTGGTGTCCACGGTGCCGCTGCAGGTCTTCGCCTGCGAACTGGCCACCGCGCGCGGCAACGAGGTCGACCAGCCGCGCAACCTCGCCAAGTCCGTGACGGTGGAGTGA
- a CDS encoding holo-ACP synthase — protein sequence MIIGVGIDVAEIDRFEAALERTPEMAQRLFIETELVLPSGERRGIASLAARFAAKEAIAKALGAPGGLHWTDAEVYVEDSGQPRLRVRGTVAARAAELGVRSWHVSLSHDAGVASAVVIAEG from the coding sequence GTGATCATCGGGGTGGGCATCGACGTCGCCGAGATCGACCGGTTCGAGGCGGCACTGGAGCGGACGCCGGAGATGGCGCAGCGGCTGTTCATCGAGACGGAACTGGTGCTGCCGAGCGGCGAGCGCCGCGGCATCGCCTCGCTGGCGGCCCGGTTCGCCGCCAAGGAGGCCATCGCCAAGGCGCTCGGCGCGCCGGGCGGGCTGCACTGGACCGACGCCGAGGTGTACGTCGAGGACAGCGGCCAGCCGCGCCTGCGGGTCCGCGGCACGGTCGCGGCCCGTGCGGCGGAGCTGGGGGTGCGGTCGTGGCATGTGTCGCTCAGTCATGACGCGGGGGTGGCCTCGGCGGTGGTGATTGCGGAGGGCTAG